In the genome of Streptomyces pactum, one region contains:
- a CDS encoding baeRF3 domain-containing protein translates to MRTTDLTSSTLAALRRRRPYPAVTVTFPTDRRATPATAQNAVRLRNMVAEARRRLEADPDVSREARYDIGEQLEKAAAEVESRFFGDSLAIFAAQGEHQVWYLPRPAPERVVFSDTFLTRNLVAARERTRPYWVLTVAADRTTLWGGSNGNLQEEQHHGFPATPPSMTPDVEREERTGDVPGPFGGENARMYLRQVDASIEKLLGAEPRPLYLIGATQALALLDDVGNAAKAAVAKVVKGGLANGPASALTEAVAQARAEQAEKDTARVLARLDQARGRKACAAGLEEVWQVAKEGRIDMLVVEEGYQRTVRVTEEHLVPVDPAETSLAELGTQVQEDIVDEIIETALDTGSEVVFLPDGALADHDHIVAALRF, encoded by the coding sequence ATGCGCACCACCGATCTGACATCGAGCACGCTGGCCGCGCTGCGCAGGCGGCGCCCCTATCCGGCGGTCACCGTGACCTTCCCCACCGACCGGCGCGCGACGCCGGCCACCGCGCAGAACGCGGTCCGGCTGCGCAACATGGTCGCCGAGGCCCGGCGCCGGCTGGAGGCGGACCCCGACGTCTCGCGGGAGGCCCGCTACGACATCGGGGAGCAACTGGAGAAGGCCGCCGCGGAGGTCGAGTCCCGCTTCTTCGGCGACTCACTGGCGATCTTCGCCGCCCAGGGTGAGCACCAGGTGTGGTACCTGCCGCGCCCCGCGCCCGAACGCGTCGTCTTCAGCGACACCTTCCTCACCCGCAACCTGGTGGCCGCGCGCGAGCGGACCCGCCCGTACTGGGTGCTCACGGTCGCCGCCGACCGGACGACGCTGTGGGGCGGCAGCAACGGCAACCTCCAGGAGGAGCAGCACCACGGGTTCCCGGCGACACCCCCGTCGATGACCCCCGACGTGGAGCGCGAGGAGCGCACCGGTGACGTCCCGGGCCCGTTCGGCGGCGAGAACGCCCGGATGTACCTGCGGCAGGTGGACGCCTCCATCGAGAAGCTGCTCGGCGCGGAGCCGCGCCCGCTCTACCTGATCGGCGCCACCCAGGCGCTCGCCCTCCTCGACGACGTCGGCAACGCCGCGAAGGCCGCGGTGGCCAAGGTCGTCAAGGGCGGGCTGGCCAACGGCCCGGCCTCGGCCCTCACCGAGGCCGTCGCACAGGCCCGCGCGGAGCAGGCGGAGAAGGACACCGCCCGTGTCCTGGCCCGCCTGGACCAGGCGCGCGGACGGAAGGCGTGCGCCGCGGGCCTGGAAGAGGTGTGGCAGGTGGCGAAGGAGGGCCGGATCGACATGCTCGTGGTCGAGGAGGGGTACCAGCGCACGGTCCGGGTGACCGAGGAGCACCTGGTACCGGTGGACCCGGCCGAGACCTCCCTGGCGGAGCTGGGCACCCAGGTCCAGGAGGACATCGTCGACGAGATCATCGAGACCGCGCTGGACACCGGGAGCGAGGTCGTCTTCCTCCCGGACGGCGCGCTCGCCGACCACGACCACATCGTCGCCGCGCTGCGCTTCTGA
- the hemQ gene encoding hydrogen peroxide-dependent heme synthase: MTAPQTETTTGKAPNAGKRAKDLNEVIRYTLWSVFKLRDVLPEDRTGWAGEVEELFKQLADEDVTVRGTYDVSGMRADADVMIWWHSETSDALQSAYNRFRRTRLGRALEPVWSNMALHRPAEFNKAHIPAFLADEVARDYVSVYPFVRSYDWYLLPDEDRRRMLADHGKMARGYPDVRANTVASFSLGDYEWILAFEADELHRIVDLMRHLRGSEARRHVREEVPFFTGRRRSVAELIDALA; the protein is encoded by the coding sequence ATGACTGCACCCCAGACCGAGACGACGACCGGCAAGGCCCCGAACGCCGGGAAGAGGGCCAAGGACCTCAACGAGGTCATCCGCTACACGCTGTGGTCGGTGTTCAAGCTCCGCGACGTGCTGCCGGAGGACCGGACCGGCTGGGCCGGCGAGGTGGAGGAGCTGTTCAAGCAGCTCGCCGACGAGGACGTCACGGTGCGCGGCACCTACGACGTGTCCGGCATGCGGGCCGACGCGGACGTCATGATCTGGTGGCACTCGGAGACCTCGGACGCGCTGCAGAGCGCCTACAACCGGTTCCGCCGCACCCGCCTGGGCCGCGCGCTGGAGCCGGTGTGGTCGAACATGGCGCTGCACCGTCCGGCGGAGTTCAACAAGGCGCACATCCCGGCGTTCCTCGCCGACGAGGTGGCCCGCGACTACGTGAGCGTCTATCCGTTCGTCCGCTCCTACGACTGGTACCTGCTGCCGGACGAGGACCGCCGCCGGATGCTCGCCGACCACGGCAAGATGGCCCGCGGCTACCCGGACGTCCGGGCCAACACGGTCGCCTCCTTCTCGCTCGGCGACTACGAGTGGATCCTCGCCTTCGAGGCCGACGAGCTGCACCGCATCGTGGACCTGATGCGCCACCTGCGGGGTTCCGAGGCGCGCCGCCACGTGCGCGAGGAGGTGCCGTTCTTCACCGGCCGCCGCCGGTCGGTGGCCGAGCTGATCGACGCCCTGGCCTGA
- the hemG gene encoding protoporphyrinogen oxidase produces MDLQRTSPAGGAGHVAVIGGGISGLAAAHRLLAGGARVTVLEASDRLGGKLMAGEIAGAPVDLGAESMLARRPEATDLARAVGLADRLRPPAVTGAGVWSRGGLRPMPAGHVMGVPDGPAALAASGVLSADGLARIAAEEELPATEVGDDVAIGEFVARRFGREVVDRLVEPLLGGVYAGDAYRISMRAAVPQLFAAVRAHASLTEAVRAVRREIACRAQDGPVFVGIDGGVGLLPDAVAGAVRAAGGEIRTGVPVRELRRTPAAPDGSGGGWRVVTGGGTLTVDAVVLAVPAPAAARLLAAEAPGASGELTGVEYASMALVTMAFRRSDAAGLPVGTGFLLPPVEGRRIKAVTFSGHKWGWVGEGDPDLFVLRTSVGRYGEESDLALDDEDLVALSRTDLAETVGLAARPVAARVTRWDAGLPQYPVGHLDRVARVREQVAKLPGLAVCGAVYDGVGIPACIGSGRAAAEELLATLPPGGAAGGRE; encoded by the coding sequence ATGGATCTACAGCGGACCTCCCCGGCCGGCGGGGCCGGACACGTGGCCGTGATCGGCGGCGGGATCTCCGGACTGGCGGCCGCCCACCGGCTGCTGGCCGGCGGCGCGCGGGTCACGGTGCTGGAGGCGTCGGACCGGCTCGGCGGCAAACTCATGGCGGGCGAGATCGCCGGGGCCCCGGTGGACCTGGGCGCGGAGTCGATGCTCGCGCGGCGGCCGGAGGCGACCGACCTCGCCCGCGCCGTGGGACTGGCCGACCGCCTCCGGCCCCCGGCGGTCACCGGCGCCGGCGTGTGGTCGCGGGGCGGGCTGCGGCCGATGCCCGCCGGACATGTCATGGGTGTGCCGGACGGCCCGGCGGCACTGGCCGCCTCCGGGGTGCTCTCCGCCGACGGCCTGGCCCGGATCGCCGCCGAGGAGGAGCTGCCCGCCACCGAGGTCGGCGACGACGTGGCGATCGGCGAGTTCGTGGCCCGGCGGTTCGGCCGGGAGGTCGTGGACCGGCTGGTCGAACCGCTGCTGGGCGGGGTGTACGCGGGCGACGCCTACCGGATCTCGATGCGGGCCGCGGTGCCCCAGCTGTTCGCCGCGGTGCGCGCCCACGCCTCGCTGACCGAGGCGGTGCGGGCGGTGCGGCGGGAGATCGCCTGCCGTGCCCAGGACGGCCCGGTCTTCGTGGGCATCGACGGCGGCGTCGGACTGCTGCCGGACGCCGTGGCCGGGGCGGTACGCGCCGCCGGCGGCGAGATCCGCACCGGTGTCCCGGTGCGCGAGCTGCGCCGGACGCCCGCGGCGCCCGACGGGTCCGGGGGCGGCTGGCGGGTCGTCACCGGCGGCGGGACGCTGACCGTGGACGCGGTGGTGCTCGCGGTGCCGGCCCCGGCCGCCGCCCGGCTGCTCGCCGCGGAGGCGCCGGGTGCCTCCGGCGAGCTGACGGGCGTCGAGTACGCCTCCATGGCCCTGGTCACCATGGCCTTCCGGCGCTCCGACGCGGCCGGGCTGCCGGTCGGCACCGGCTTCCTGCTGCCGCCGGTGGAGGGCCGCCGGATCAAGGCGGTGACCTTCTCCGGCCACAAGTGGGGCTGGGTCGGCGAGGGCGACCCGGACCTGTTCGTGCTGCGCACCTCGGTCGGCCGGTACGGGGAGGAGTCGGACCTGGCGCTCGACGACGAGGACCTGGTCGCGCTCTCCCGGACCGACCTGGCCGAAACGGTGGGCCTGGCCGCGCGGCCGGTGGCCGCCCGGGTGACCCGCTGGGACGCCGGGCTGCCGCAGTACCCGGTCGGCCACCTGGACCGGGTCGCCCGCGTCCGCGAGCAGGTGGCGAAGCTGCCGGGGCTCGCGGTGTGCGGCGCGGTGTACGACGGGGTGGGCATCCCGGCGTGCATCGGCAGCGGCCGCGCGGCCGCCGAGGAGCTGCTGGCGACCCTGCCGCCGGGCGGCGCGGCCGGGGGGAGAGAATAG
- a CDS encoding alpha/beta hydrolase — MRAAALYGVLGALAVTATLTVAPATGTAGGTATGTPGGDAEARGVALAARRAAARGITFGACPEAERLPAPVRCGTVLVPLDYARPDGRRIPLTVSRAPATGPRARHQGALVYNPGGPGGSGMRFPARAGEPEYHRLAAAYDFVGYAPRGVGRSGALSCQDPAEAVRAPTVSPARPSAEYKRDRIRHARRYAAGCARSAGRDLAHFHTLNNARDLEVLRAALGERRLTFLGASYGTYFGAVYATYFPGRVRRMVLDSVVNPEPDRIWYRGNLDQSLAFESRWADWRAWVAEHHDVYRLGRTPARVLASYQEARQRLDRAPAGRTVGSGELHAAFLRVAYHDAHWAPGARALAAYLRGDARPLIALAAPDRRRAAEEENGTAVYTAVECNDAPWPTDWSTWDRDHTELARRAPFETWENAWLNLPCAYWPVTRRQRPADVRTAPGALPPVLLVAAERDAATPYAGALRMRDRLAGSRLVTERGAGSHGVFGGGNACVDRRVETYLLTGRAPARDVSCAGRPAPVPTGAATREIRRLPDPLLTRMP; from the coding sequence GTGAGAGCAGCAGCGCTGTACGGGGTCCTCGGGGCGCTGGCCGTGACCGCGACGCTCACCGTCGCCCCGGCCACCGGGACCGCCGGCGGGACCGCCACCGGCACGCCCGGCGGTGACGCCGAGGCGCGCGGGGTGGCGCTGGCGGCCCGGCGCGCCGCCGCCCGGGGCATCACCTTCGGCGCCTGCCCCGAGGCGGAGCGGCTCCCGGCGCCCGTGCGGTGCGGGACCGTCCTGGTGCCGCTGGACTACGCCCGCCCGGACGGCAGGCGGATCCCGCTGACCGTCAGCCGCGCCCCGGCCACCGGTCCGCGCGCCCGGCACCAGGGCGCGCTGGTGTACAACCCGGGCGGGCCGGGCGGCTCCGGGATGCGGTTCCCGGCTCGCGCGGGCGAGCCGGAGTACCACCGGCTGGCCGCCGCGTACGACTTCGTGGGGTACGCCCCGCGCGGGGTGGGCCGCTCCGGGGCGCTGTCCTGCCAGGACCCCGCCGAGGCCGTACGGGCGCCCACCGTCTCCCCCGCCCGGCCGTCCGCGGAGTACAAGCGCGACCGCATCCGGCACGCCCGCCGCTACGCCGCCGGCTGTGCCCGGTCCGCCGGCCGGGACCTGGCGCACTTCCACACCCTCAACAACGCCCGTGACCTGGAGGTGCTGCGCGCCGCGCTGGGCGAGCGGCGGCTCACCTTCCTGGGCGCCTCCTACGGAACCTACTTCGGGGCGGTGTACGCCACGTACTTCCCCGGGCGGGTGCGCCGCATGGTGCTGGACAGCGTGGTCAACCCCGAGCCGGACCGGATCTGGTACCGCGGCAACCTCGACCAGTCGCTCGCCTTCGAGTCCCGGTGGGCCGACTGGCGCGCCTGGGTGGCCGAACACCACGACGTCTACCGCCTGGGCCGGACCCCGGCGCGGGTGCTCGCCTCCTACCAGGAGGCCCGGCAGCGGCTGGACCGGGCGCCGGCCGGCCGCACGGTGGGCAGCGGCGAACTGCACGCCGCGTTCCTGCGGGTCGCCTACCACGACGCGCACTGGGCCCCCGGCGCCCGCGCGCTGGCGGCGTACCTGCGCGGCGACGCCCGGCCGCTGATCGCGCTGGCCGCGCCCGACCGGCGGCGGGCCGCGGAGGAGGAGAACGGCACCGCCGTCTACACCGCCGTGGAGTGCAACGACGCCCCGTGGCCGACGGACTGGTCCACCTGGGACCGGGACCACACCGAACTGGCCCGCCGCGCCCCGTTCGAGACCTGGGAGAACGCCTGGCTGAACCTTCCGTGCGCCTACTGGCCGGTGACGCGGCGGCAGCGGCCGGCCGACGTCCGCACCGCGCCCGGCGCACTGCCGCCGGTACTGCTGGTCGCCGCCGAGCGGGACGCGGCCACGCCGTACGCCGGGGCGCTGCGGATGCGCGACCGGCTGGCCGGCTCCCGGCTGGTCACCGAGCGGGGCGCGGGCAGCCACGGGGTCTTCGGCGGCGGCAACGCCTGCGTGGACCGCCGGGTGGAGACCTATCTGCTCACCGGCCGGGCCCCGGCCCGCGACGTCTCCTGCGCGGGCCGGCCGGCGCCGGTGCCGACCGGGGCGGCCACCCGGGAGATCCGGCGGCTGCCGGACCCGTTGCTCACCCGGATGCCCTGA
- a CDS encoding DUF692 domain-containing protein, whose protein sequence is MVRLGTGIGWRPEIAGDIARLPGIDWVEVVAENICPTHVPDALRALRERGTTVVPHGVSLGLGGAERPDEHRLAALAERAEALGAPLVTEHIAFVRAGGKLTASPGIEAGHLMPVPRTREALDVLCANVRIAQAALPVPLALENIAALISWPGEELTEGQFLTELVERTGVGLLIDVANLHTNHVNRGEDPTVALDTLPTSAIAYVHVAGGVERDGVWHDSHAHPVTAPVLEVLAELCARTTPPGVLLERDDNFPPYQELAAELEAIRTVTERAALREAVAVAGRAHTASPAGRVPALAGAAAPAPAGPRDPGGPGAGDGPVEVPGAGYGRVKVPRPRVERAADPAGEPGDAVRSRLALDQTALLSALVAGTPAPEGFDRARLKVQNRALIVKRAGVVARIAPELPRALGADFRPLYFRYARSRPMTGGYRRDALAFAEHLLAAEDLSDPQVRQRLRAWWLEQSAAERPHAHRPGRLHRLARTARHLLRRRRAA, encoded by the coding sequence ATGGTGCGGCTGGGAACGGGTATCGGCTGGCGGCCGGAGATCGCCGGCGACATCGCGCGGTTGCCGGGGATCGACTGGGTCGAGGTCGTCGCGGAGAACATCTGCCCCACCCATGTCCCGGATGCCCTGCGGGCGCTCCGGGAGCGGGGGACGACGGTCGTTCCGCACGGGGTGTCGCTGGGCCTGGGGGGCGCGGAGCGGCCGGACGAGCACCGGCTGGCGGCGCTGGCCGAGCGGGCCGAGGCGCTCGGCGCCCCGCTGGTGACCGAGCACATCGCCTTCGTGCGCGCCGGGGGGAAGCTGACCGCGTCGCCGGGGATCGAGGCCGGGCACCTGATGCCGGTGCCGCGCACCCGGGAGGCGCTGGACGTGCTGTGCGCCAACGTACGGATCGCGCAGGCGGCGCTGCCGGTGCCGCTCGCCCTGGAGAACATCGCGGCGCTGATCTCCTGGCCCGGTGAGGAGCTGACCGAGGGCCAGTTCCTCACCGAGCTGGTGGAGCGCACCGGCGTCGGCCTGCTGATCGACGTCGCCAACCTGCACACCAACCACGTCAACCGCGGCGAGGACCCGACCGTCGCCCTGGACACCCTGCCCACCTCGGCGATCGCCTACGTGCACGTGGCGGGCGGCGTGGAACGGGACGGCGTGTGGCACGACAGCCACGCCCACCCGGTGACCGCGCCGGTGCTGGAGGTGCTGGCCGAGCTGTGCGCGCGGACCACGCCGCCCGGCGTCCTGCTGGAGCGGGACGACAACTTCCCGCCGTACCAGGAGCTGGCCGCCGAGCTGGAGGCGATCCGTACGGTGACCGAGCGGGCCGCGCTGCGGGAGGCGGTGGCCGTGGCGGGCCGGGCGCACACCGCGTCCCCGGCCGGCCGGGTGCCGGCGCTCGCGGGGGCGGCGGCGCCGGCCCCCGCCGGCCCCCGGGACCCCGGTGGGCCCGGCGCCGGTGACGGCCCGGTGGAGGTCCCCGGCGCCGGGTACGGCCGCGTGAAGGTCCCCCGCCCCCGCGTCGAGCGGGCGGCGGACCCGGCCGGGGAGCCCGGTGACGCGGTGCGGTCCCGGCTGGCGCTCGACCAGACCGCCCTGCTCTCCGCCCTGGTGGCGGGCACCCCCGCCCCCGAGGGCTTCGACCGGGCCCGGCTGAAGGTGCAGAACCGGGCGCTGATCGTGAAGCGGGCCGGGGTGGTGGCCAGGATCGCGCCGGAGCTGCCGCGCGCCCTGGGCGCCGACTTCCGGCCCCTGTACTTCCGGTACGCCCGGTCCCGGCCGATGACCGGCGGCTACCGCCGGGACGCGCTCGCCTTCGCCGAACACCTGCTGGCGGCGGAGGACCTGTCCGACCCCCAGGTGCGGCAGCGGCTGCGCGCCTGGTGGCTGGAGCAGTCGGCGGCGGAGCGCCCGCACGCCCACCGGCCGGGACGGCTGCACCGGCTGGCCCGCACCGCCCGCCACCTGCTGCGGCGGAGGCGAGCGGCATGA
- a CDS encoding TIGR04222 domain-containing membrane protein: MFWVLFLIVAWGAAGLSCARLCTAALAAAEDGPAPAAARGGLTLYEAAFLSGGPGRVTDLTLVSMYRQRRILLAHTGWVTVVDPEGRDDLERSVITAIGPGGQAPVPPVQDAVAGAQAVVSLADRLVATGLAVPPAARDSVASAVRQVRAAAALVVLTAVVTALMVPPASGAGTALAWYAPPLLLTGGALAVARAEAHPYTRWASPAGQRLLGGITVPGRRPRSDDGTVPRGPSGLSGPSGTPAADPDLAALAVHGTGALTDPALRAALRTGRRR; encoded by the coding sequence ATGTTCTGGGTGCTCTTCCTCATCGTCGCCTGGGGCGCGGCGGGGCTCAGCTGCGCCCGGCTGTGCACGGCGGCGCTCGCCGCCGCCGAGGACGGGCCCGCCCCGGCCGCGGCCCGCGGTGGCCTGACCCTGTACGAGGCGGCCTTCCTGTCCGGAGGGCCGGGCCGGGTCACCGACCTGACCCTGGTCTCGATGTACCGGCAGCGCCGGATACTGCTCGCCCACACCGGCTGGGTGACGGTGGTGGACCCCGAGGGCCGGGACGACCTGGAACGGTCGGTGATCACCGCGATCGGTCCCGGCGGCCAGGCCCCGGTGCCGCCGGTCCAGGACGCCGTCGCCGGCGCCCAGGCGGTGGTCTCGCTGGCCGACCGGCTGGTGGCCACCGGGCTGGCGGTGCCGCCGGCCGCCCGCGACTCGGTGGCCTCGGCGGTCCGTCAGGTGCGCGCGGCCGCCGCGCTGGTGGTGCTGACCGCGGTGGTGACGGCGCTGATGGTGCCGCCGGCCTCCGGGGCGGGAACGGCACTGGCCTGGTACGCGCCGCCGCTGCTGCTGACCGGCGGGGCGCTGGCCGTCGCCCGCGCCGAGGCGCACCCCTACACCCGCTGGGCCTCCCCGGCCGGGCAGCGGCTGCTCGGCGGGATCACGGTGCCCGGGCGCCGGCCGCGCTCCGACGACGGCACCGTCCCCCGTGGTCCGTCGGGCTTGTCGGGCCCGTCCGGCACACCGGCCGCGGACCCCGACCTCGCCGCGCTCGCGGTGCACGGCACCGGCGCGCTCACCGACCCGGCGCTCCGCGCGGCACTGCGCACCGGCCGCCGCCGCTGA
- a CDS encoding transglycosylase domain-containing protein, with translation MQTEIPEDLNEFATQQDNVFYWADGTEMARTGPVNRQDIALSKVPEDVQWAVLAAENASFYSDSGISPSGLTRAFTRMLTGGDTQGGSTITQQYVKNAYLNQRQTFSRKLTEMFIAIKLDDKMSKEEILEGYLNTSWFGRGTYGIARAANAYYGKNVSELNVSEGAFLASLLKGAGSFDPAISEKNRKRAVDRWEWVLDRMVEIGRLSKEERARYTTFPEPIAPPPQKGLTGQNGYLVDLARSYVAAHTDITDAEFDLGGYQIHTTFEKPRMEALTAAVDEARGRLDPDGREADRHVRIGAASVAPDGRIVALYGGPGYLEQGFNDANASNVPAGTSFTPFVYAAALQDGVQRRRNGPRTPVTPQTVYDGDDDVALRTPEGPYWDRSGKILRGSNDGDRSYGDITLREAVEESVNTPMLQLGMDVGLERVRKASIDAGLLPSSFGATRTPALSLGTAKPSAIRMASAYGTFAADGVHTPPYSVVRLSRNGDAVPLERTPGARAFRAEVAREVDEALEGSVRDGAAKEAAAAGPGAAGKGGTAQDHTSAWFVGYTDEVATAVSLSRLDPKTQELLPLTGLGGAEGTGAGSELPMGIWTKYMTSAGRTG, from the coding sequence ATGCAGACCGAAATACCCGAGGACCTCAACGAGTTCGCCACCCAGCAGGACAATGTCTTTTATTGGGCGGACGGCACCGAGATGGCGCGCACCGGCCCGGTGAACCGCCAGGACATCGCCCTGTCGAAGGTTCCCGAGGACGTGCAGTGGGCGGTGCTCGCCGCCGAGAACGCCAGCTTCTACTCGGACAGCGGCATCTCGCCCAGCGGACTGACCCGCGCCTTCACCCGCATGCTGACCGGGGGCGACACCCAGGGTGGTTCCACCATCACCCAGCAGTACGTCAAGAACGCCTACCTCAACCAGCGCCAGACGTTCTCCCGCAAGCTCACCGAAATGTTCATCGCCATCAAGCTGGACGACAAGATGAGCAAGGAGGAAATCCTTGAGGGCTATCTCAACACCAGCTGGTTCGGCCGCGGCACCTACGGCATCGCGCGGGCGGCGAACGCGTACTACGGCAAGAACGTCTCGGAGCTGAACGTCAGCGAGGGCGCCTTCCTCGCCTCGCTGCTGAAGGGCGCCGGCTCCTTCGACCCGGCGATCAGCGAGAAGAACCGGAAGCGGGCCGTGGACCGCTGGGAATGGGTGCTGGACCGGATGGTGGAGATCGGCAGGCTGTCGAAGGAGGAGCGGGCCCGGTACACCACCTTCCCCGAGCCCATCGCGCCGCCCCCGCAGAAGGGCCTGACCGGCCAGAACGGCTACCTGGTGGACCTGGCCCGGTCCTATGTGGCGGCCCACACCGACATCACCGACGCCGAGTTCGACCTGGGCGGCTACCAGATCCACACCACCTTCGAGAAGCCGAGGATGGAGGCGCTGACCGCGGCGGTGGACGAGGCGCGCGGCCGGCTCGATCCCGACGGGCGCGAGGCCGACCGCCATGTGCGCATCGGTGCCGCCTCGGTCGCGCCCGACGGCAGGATCGTCGCCCTCTACGGCGGCCCCGGCTACCTGGAGCAGGGCTTCAACGACGCCAACGCCTCCAACGTGCCCGCCGGGACCTCCTTCACCCCGTTCGTCTACGCCGCCGCCCTCCAGGACGGCGTCCAGCGCCGGCGGAACGGCCCGCGCACCCCGGTCACCCCGCAGACCGTCTACGACGGGGACGACGACGTCGCCCTGCGCACCCCGGAGGGCCCGTACTGGGACCGCAGCGGCAAGATCCTGCGCGGCTCCAACGACGGTGACCGCTCCTACGGCGACATCACCCTGCGCGAGGCGGTCGAGGAGTCGGTGAACACCCCGATGCTCCAGCTGGGCATGGACGTCGGGCTGGAGCGGGTGCGCAAGGCGTCGATCGACGCCGGGCTGCTGCCCAGCAGCTTCGGCGCCACCCGCACCCCGGCGCTCTCACTGGGCACCGCCAAGCCCAGCGCCATCCGGATGGCCAGCGCCTACGGGACGTTCGCCGCCGACGGCGTGCACACCCCGCCGTACTCGGTGGTCCGGCTCTCCCGCAACGGGGACGCGGTGCCGCTGGAGCGCACGCCCGGCGCCCGGGCCTTCCGCGCCGAGGTCGCCCGGGAGGTCGACGAGGCGCTGGAGGGTTCGGTGCGCGACGGTGCCGCGAAGGAGGCCGCGGCCGCCGGCCCCGGCGCGGCGGGCAAGGGCGGCACCGCCCAGGACCACACCTCGGCGTGGTTCGTGGGGTACACCGACGAGGTGGCCACCGCGGTCTCGCTGTCCCGGCTCGACCCCAAGACGCAGGAACTGCTGCCGCTGACCGGTCTGGGCGGCGCCGAGGGGACGGGGGCCGGCAGCGAACTGCCGATGGGGATCTGGACGAAGTACATGACCTCGGCCGGCCGGACCGGGTAA
- a CDS encoding TIGR04222 domain-containing membrane protein, translating to MTGAIIWYALLGPATLAVALGTALSRSRSGAAGGRVHGVLEAAFLAGGPGRVADTVICRMHADGRVAVGEPGVLAVLRPVAGEPAEQALLDLHARFPTGALAPLRAALMRSAAVQQIGDRLAARGMLVPPAVGRRWNRAAKGLLGLAGLCAAATLLDGRLPGDVWPGDSGLPAFLAVLPGLVVATVVAAQCARVSRRRITRAGRLALAAYTRTTSFATPGPDEPPWRHRPDPVAGPVATGAGVVVALGGVTALDDPVLRDQLLGVHLPRAGRELPGTSPLTDPGLLSVEDGDGSGGDDLPEPSWCGSPETGTYDDSGGASGPAESGGSCGAASSCGGDSGGSGGGSSCGSSCGGGCGGGGD from the coding sequence ATGACGGGGGCGATCATCTGGTACGCGCTGCTCGGGCCCGCCACCCTGGCGGTCGCGCTGGGCACCGCCCTGTCCCGGTCCCGCTCCGGGGCCGCCGGCGGACGGGTGCACGGTGTGCTGGAGGCCGCGTTCCTGGCCGGGGGCCCCGGCCGGGTCGCGGACACCGTGATCTGCCGGATGCACGCCGACGGGCGGGTGGCGGTCGGCGAGCCGGGGGTGCTGGCGGTGCTGCGGCCGGTCGCCGGGGAACCGGCCGAACAGGCCCTGCTCGACCTCCACGCCCGCTTCCCCACCGGGGCGCTGGCACCGCTGCGGGCGGCGCTGATGCGCAGCGCGGCGGTGCAGCAGATCGGGGACCGGCTGGCGGCGCGCGGGATGCTGGTGCCGCCCGCCGTGGGCCGGCGCTGGAACCGGGCGGCGAAGGGCCTGCTCGGGCTGGCCGGGCTCTGCGCCGCGGCGACGCTCCTGGACGGCCGGCTGCCGGGGGACGTCTGGCCGGGCGACTCCGGGCTCCCGGCGTTCCTCGCCGTGCTGCCCGGTCTGGTGGTCGCCACCGTGGTGGCCGCGCAGTGTGCCCGGGTCTCCCGGCGCCGGATCACCCGGGCCGGGCGGCTGGCGCTGGCCGCGTACACCCGGACCACGTCGTTCGCCACCCCGGGCCCGGACGAGCCGCCGTGGCGGCACCGGCCGGACCCGGTGGCCGGGCCGGTCGCGACCGGGGCCGGGGTGGTCGTCGCCCTGGGCGGCGTGACGGCGCTGGACGACCCGGTGCTGCGGGACCAGCTGCTGGGGGTCCACCTGCCGCGGGCCGGCCGGGAGCTGCCCGGCACCTCACCGCTCACCGATCCCGGTCTGCTCTCCGTGGAGGACGGCGACGGCTCCGGTGGCGACGACCTTCCGGAACCCTCCTGGTGCGGCTCCCCCGAGACCGGCACGTACGACGACTCCGGGGGCGCCTCGGGGCCGGCGGAGTCCGGCGGTTCCTGCGGGGCGGCCTCGTCCTGCGGCGGCGACTCCGGCGGCTCCGGCGGCGGCTCCTCCTGCGGGTCGAGCTGCGGGGGCGGCTGCGGCGGGGGCGGCGACTGA